The proteins below come from a single Mytilus edulis chromosome 5, xbMytEdul2.2, whole genome shotgun sequence genomic window:
- the LOC139523943 gene encoding uncharacterized protein, translating to MAEKRGNHSESTFLNNPSTESDELLCKIHQKEIVFFCRCHDKLLCMVCNRLDHSKCKDQIFEIAVAAQKVKTSTAMGKLELDILNLLQNVKDSLQIQKHNLSSLQEVEKTIRKEVQMIIERIYIQQESVLCELKTHNDKVKQAEQDLFQQELRICKIQERLFALKRSGTDKQFFIEMKMAEENAFKERKSFLAESNMKYKIGFQINPFFSSADNTLGEIKFMSKLRSYSTSSLHEAQIERPIGSDITKNVLKIERTFNIHQAKHLMELYGCAILPNTNVVFIDSSNKRLVIHHESGAYLKEILLPEKPFYITAVGMDEVAISFSPRLIRIINIKTNQFESKLTKYIENYSRGICYDDGKFYFVDHDVGIKEVRIDKEVVRKIHVDIAGIGNIAVFKKRIYYTADHNNKLYCSDTSGKQIWTISDDRLKAKKNSAPIAVDNDGNIFVAGPDTGVVIIISRDGKHQKVLTDEVNAILHPRGLFYDKHHKKLLLCYKKNGLAHLFRLR from the coding sequence ATGGCAGAGAAAAGGGGGAACCACAGCGAGTCCACTTTCTTAAACAATCCATCGACTGAATCCGATGAACTGTTGTGCAAGATACATCAGAAGGAAATTGTCTTCTTTTGCCGATGTCATGATAAATTATTGTGTATGGTGTGTAATCGTTTGGATCATTCAAAATGCAAGGACCAAATCTTTGAAATTGCAGTTGCAgcacaaaaagtaaaaacatcaaCAGCAATGGGCAAACTTGAACTGGACATTCTAAATCTTTTGCAAAACGTAAAAGACAGCCTACAAATCCAGAAACATAATTTATCAAGCTTACAAGAAGTTGAAAAAACAATCCGAAAGGAAGTTCAAATGATTATAGAACGAATTTATATACAACAAGAAAGTGTTCTGTGTGAATTGAAAACCCATAATGATAAAGTGAAACAGGCAGAACAAGATTTATTTCAACAGGAGTTGAGAATTTGCAAAATACAGGAAAGACTTTTCGCCCTTAAACGATCTGGTACAgataaacaattttttattgaaatgaaaatgGCTGAAGAAAATGCATTCAAAGAACGAAAGTCATTTTTGGCAGAAagtaatatgaaatataaaatcgGTTTTCAGATTAATCCCTTCTTTTCCTCGGCGGACAATACATTGGGAGAGATCAAATTTATGTCAAAATTGAGATCATATTCTACTTCGTCATTACATGAAGCACAGATAGAGCGGCCGATTGGTTCAGATATTACCAAAAATGTCCTAAAAATTGAACGCACTTTTAACATTCACCAAGCAAAACATCTGATGGAATTATACGGCTGCGCTATTTTACCTAATACAAATGTAGTATTTATTGACAGCAGTAATAAGCGACTAGTCATACATCATGAAAGCGGAGCATATTTAAAGGAGATACTGCTACCTGAAAAGCCATTTTATATAACTGCTGTTGGTATGGATGAGGTTGCTATATCTTTTTCGCCAAGACTGATaagaataataaacataaaaaccaACCAATTTGAGTCAAAACTTACAAAGTATATTGAAAATTACAGTCGTGGTATCTGCTATGATGATGGAAAGTTCTATTTTGTAGATCATGACGTTGGAATAAAGGAAGTAAGAATTGATAAAGAAGTGGTACGAAAAATACACGTCGATATAGCCGGAATCGGGAATATTGCTGTATTTAAAAAGAGGATATACTACACGGCTGATCACAACAATAAACTGTATTGTTCTGATACATCAGGAAAACAAATATGGACGATAAGCGACGACCGACTCAAAGCAAAAAAGAATTCAGCTCCGATAGCCGTAGATAATGAtggaaatatttttgtagctGGACCCGATACCGGGGTCGTCATAATAATTTCCCGTGATGGTAAGCACCAAAAGGTACTTACTGACGAGGTTAATGCCATACTACATCCACGTGGACTTTTCTATGACAAGCATCACAAGAAACTACTATTATGTTATAAGAAAAATGGCTTGGCGCACCTTTTTCGTCTTCGATAA